Proteins encoded together in one Streptomyces sp. NA04227 window:
- a CDS encoding DUF2752 domain-containing protein, giving the protein MNAETETAAAPGAGALVRRLLVPVGTLGAVVAAFGYVATVDPNEPGHYPVCPLLRFTGIYCPGCGGLRSAHAFAHGDLGAALTDNAFAVFGFGAFAVLWVLWTVRLARGRGSSALLVLRPAQMWVLGGLALVFTVVRNLPFGGWLHP; this is encoded by the coding sequence GTGAACGCAGAGACCGAGACCGCCGCCGCCCCGGGAGCGGGCGCACTGGTCCGGCGGCTGCTGGTGCCGGTGGGCACCCTGGGCGCCGTGGTCGCGGCCTTCGGCTATGTCGCCACCGTCGACCCGAACGAACCGGGCCACTACCCGGTCTGCCCGCTGCTGCGGTTCACCGGGATCTACTGCCCCGGCTGCGGTGGCCTGCGCAGCGCCCACGCCTTCGCCCACGGGGACCTCGGTGCCGCGCTGACCGACAACGCCTTCGCCGTGTTCGGCTTCGGCGCCTTCGCGGTGCTCTGGGTGCTGTGGACGGTGCGCCTGGCGCGCGGGCGGGGCTCGTCCGCGCTCCTGGTGCTGCGCCCGGCCCAGATGTGGGTCCTCGGCGGCCTCGCCCTCGTCTTCACGGTTGTCCGGAACTTGCCGTTCGGAGGCTGGCTGCATCCTTGA
- a CDS encoding thioredoxin domain-containing protein, with protein sequence MSENNPEHKRAARERLAAERERQKAHDKRRRTTIVGGAVICVLALAAVIGVIAANTGGDGDESSGPVVAPKGASGKDNLAVPLGKPEARSTLTVWEDFRCPACKQFEDTFRKTVHELTDSGKLKVEYHLVTLIDNNMGGSGSRRAANAAVCAQDAGKFAPYHDLLFENQPPETDDAYGSDARLTELAGKVEGLDTPAFRKCVEEGRHNSWVAKSQQAFEKSGLQGTPTVLLNGKNIYGDQSNPLTPDKLKKMVEQADKD encoded by the coding sequence GTGAGCGAGAACAATCCTGAACACAAGCGCGCCGCACGTGAGCGGCTGGCCGCGGAACGCGAGCGGCAGAAGGCACATGACAAGCGGCGGCGGACCACGATCGTCGGCGGTGCCGTCATCTGCGTGCTCGCCCTGGCCGCGGTCATCGGTGTGATCGCGGCCAACACCGGCGGGGACGGAGACGAGAGTTCGGGCCCGGTGGTGGCGCCCAAGGGGGCCTCGGGCAAGGACAATCTGGCCGTTCCGCTGGGCAAGCCCGAGGCGAGGTCGACGCTGACGGTCTGGGAGGACTTCCGCTGCCCCGCCTGCAAGCAGTTCGAGGACACCTTCCGCAAGACGGTCCACGAGCTGACCGACAGCGGCAAGCTCAAGGTCGAGTACCACCTGGTCACGCTGATCGACAACAACATGGGCGGCAGCGGCTCCCGGCGCGCGGCCAACGCCGCGGTCTGCGCACAGGACGCCGGGAAGTTCGCCCCGTACCACGACCTCCTCTTCGAGAACCAGCCTCCCGAGACCGACGACGCCTACGGCAGCGACGCCCGGCTGACCGAACTCGCGGGCAAGGTCGAGGGCCTGGACACTCCGGCCTTCCGCAAGTGCGTCGAGGAAGGGCGGCACAACAGCTGGGTCGCCAAGTCGCAGCAGGCCTTCGAGAAGAGCGGCCTGCAGGGCACTCCGACGGTGCTCCTGAACGGCAAGAACATCTACGGCGACCAGAGCAACCCGCTGACCCCCGACAAGCTGAAGAAGATGGTCGAGCAGGCGGACAAGGACTGA
- a CDS encoding HGxxPAAW family protein, with protein MSASSHGHGHTPAAWTGVIIAFIGFTVAGAFMVMANPVGFWAGAAIILLAPIVGGVMHLMGLGSKPRTAAAPRTVRATEPQSETV; from the coding sequence ATGTCGGCGAGCAGCCACGGTCACGGACACACCCCGGCCGCCTGGACCGGTGTCATCATCGCCTTCATCGGTTTCACCGTGGCGGGCGCGTTCATGGTGATGGCCAACCCGGTGGGCTTCTGGGCCGGAGCGGCGATCATCCTGCTCGCCCCGATCGTCGGCGGTGTCATGCACCTCATGGGCCTGGGCTCGAAGCCGCGCACCGCCGCCGCGCCCCGCACCGTCCGCGCCACCGAGCCGCAGAGCGAGACCGTCTGA
- the trpM gene encoding tryptophan biosynthesis modulator TrpM: MTRARGAVDLRGGSSLCGADACPCPPGGDRARDPYARLARGCRPRGCRAPARRVHGRRVRYVIGDEPGQVNGMRWHGRPARP; encoded by the coding sequence GTGACACGGGCACGCGGCGCCGTCGACCTCCGCGGGGGCAGCAGCCTCTGCGGCGCCGACGCCTGCCCGTGCCCGCCCGGCGGTGACCGCGCCCGTGACCCCTACGCCCGCCTCGCCCGTGGCTGCCGCCCCCGCGGCTGCCGGGCCCCGGCCCGCCGTGTGCACGGCCGCCGGGTCCGCTATGTGATCGGCGACGAGCCTGGCCAGGTCAACGGGATGCGATGGCACGGGCGCCCCGCGCGCCCGTAA
- a CDS encoding TIGR02234 family membrane protein, protein MTAVPHPRTEAATPVRSGRRSLGLALLAGAGGAAVTLLASRQRWAEGTAAVAGGDFPLTAKGGDVTGVPAALAIVGLAALVAVFAVRRTGRRVVSGLLALTGAGIVVASVLGASDSGALDEKAARATGDTAATVESLSHTPWPYVAAAGGLLLLIAGLIALRCGGDWPAMSGRYERAGAPRPRRGADADAEHPGELWKALDRGEDPTRG, encoded by the coding sequence GTGACTGCTGTACCTCACCCCCGAACCGAAGCCGCGACACCGGTCCGCTCCGGCCGACGCAGCCTGGGCCTGGCCCTGCTCGCGGGCGCCGGCGGCGCCGCCGTGACGCTGCTCGCCTCGCGCCAGCGCTGGGCGGAGGGCACCGCCGCGGTGGCGGGCGGCGACTTCCCGCTCACCGCCAAGGGCGGCGACGTCACCGGTGTGCCGGCCGCGCTCGCCATCGTCGGACTCGCCGCTCTGGTCGCCGTGTTCGCCGTGCGCCGCACCGGCCGCCGTGTCGTCTCCGGGCTGCTCGCCCTGACCGGCGCCGGGATCGTCGTGGCCTCCGTGCTCGGCGCCTCGGACAGCGGCGCCCTGGACGAGAAGGCGGCCCGGGCCACCGGCGACACCGCCGCCACGGTCGAGTCGCTCAGCCATACGCCCTGGCCCTACGTGGCCGCGGCGGGCGGCCTGCTCCTGCTGATCGCCGGACTGATCGCGCTGCGCTGCGGCGGCGACTGGCCCGCCATGTCGGGACGCTACGAGCGAGCGGGCGCCCCGCGTCCGCGCCGCGGCGCGGACGCCGACGCGGAGCACCCCGGCGAACTGTGGAAGGCACTCGACCGCGGCGAGGACCCGACCCGCGGCTGA
- a CDS encoding anthranilate synthase component I produces the protein MDLETFRKLAADRRVIPVGRRLLADGDTPLALYRKLAAERPGTFLLESAENGNSWSRYSFVGVRSSATLTEREGQVHWEGSPPVGVPLTGDPLAALRATIEALHTPRDLAAGTPPFTGGMVGYLGYDIVRRLERIGPGEQDDLKLPELTMLLTSDLAVLDHRDGTVLLIANAINHNDLDTGVDEAYADAVARLDAMQADLARPLAQPPAAMPPAELPPFRALWGGEDFQDAVADIKERIRAGEAFQVVPSQRFEAPCEASALDVYRVLRATNPSPYMYLIRFDGFDVVGSSPEALVKVADGQAMVHPIAGTRPRGATPQEDQQLAEELLADPKERAEHLMLVDLGRNDLGRVCEPGSVEVVDFMSIEKYSHVMHIVSTVTGKVAEDRTAFDVLTACFPAGTLSGAPKPRAMQIIDELEPSRRGLYGGCVGYLDFAGDSDTAIAIRTALLRDGKAYVQAGAGVVADSDPAAEDTECRNKAAAVLRAVHTAGRLGG, from the coding sequence ATGGACCTCGAGACCTTCCGCAAGCTGGCGGCCGACCGCCGGGTCATCCCGGTCGGCCGCAGACTGCTCGCCGACGGGGACACCCCGCTCGCCCTGTACCGCAAGCTCGCCGCCGAACGGCCGGGCACCTTCCTCCTGGAGTCCGCCGAGAACGGAAACTCCTGGTCCCGCTACTCCTTCGTCGGGGTGCGCTCCTCGGCCACGCTCACCGAGCGCGAGGGGCAGGTGCACTGGGAGGGCAGCCCGCCGGTGGGCGTCCCCCTGACGGGCGACCCGCTCGCCGCGCTGCGTGCCACGATCGAGGCACTGCACACCCCGCGCGATCTTGCCGCCGGGACACCGCCGTTCACCGGCGGCATGGTCGGCTATCTCGGCTACGACATCGTGCGGCGCCTGGAGCGGATCGGCCCCGGCGAGCAGGACGACCTCAAGCTGCCCGAGCTGACGATGCTGCTCACCAGCGACCTCGCCGTACTGGATCACCGGGACGGCACGGTCCTGCTCATCGCCAACGCCATCAACCACAACGACCTGGACACCGGGGTCGACGAGGCCTACGCCGACGCGGTGGCCCGGCTCGACGCGATGCAGGCGGACCTGGCCCGTCCCCTCGCCCAGCCGCCCGCCGCGATGCCGCCCGCCGAACTCCCGCCGTTCCGCGCCCTGTGGGGCGGCGAGGACTTCCAGGACGCGGTGGCGGACATCAAGGAGCGGATCCGCGCGGGCGAGGCCTTCCAGGTGGTGCCCTCGCAGCGCTTCGAGGCCCCGTGCGAGGCGAGCGCGCTCGACGTGTACCGGGTGCTGCGGGCCACCAACCCCTCGCCGTACATGTACCTGATCCGCTTCGACGGCTTCGACGTCGTGGGCTCCTCGCCCGAGGCGCTGGTCAAGGTCGCGGACGGGCAGGCGATGGTGCACCCCATCGCGGGCACCCGGCCGCGCGGCGCGACCCCGCAGGAGGACCAGCAGCTCGCCGAGGAACTGCTCGCCGACCCCAAGGAGCGCGCCGAGCACCTGATGCTGGTCGACCTCGGCCGCAACGACCTCGGCCGGGTCTGCGAACCCGGCAGCGTCGAGGTGGTCGACTTCATGTCGATCGAGAAGTACTCGCACGTCATGCACATCGTCTCGACGGTCACCGGCAAGGTGGCCGAGGACCGCACCGCCTTCGACGTACTGACCGCCTGCTTCCCGGCCGGCACCCTCTCCGGTGCCCCCAAGCCCCGGGCGATGCAGATCATCGACGAACTCGAACCCAGCCGCCGCGGCCTGTACGGCGGTTGCGTCGGCTACCTCGACTTCGCGGGCGACTCCGACACCGCCATCGCGATCCGTACCGCCCTGCTCCGCGACGGCAAGGCGTACGTACAGGCGGGCGCCGGGGTGGTCGCCGACTCCGACCCGGCCGCCGAGGACACCGAGTGCCGCAACAAGGCGGCGGCGGTCCTGCGCGCGGTCCACACGGCGGGGCGGCTCGGGGGCTGA
- a CDS encoding TIGR03085 family metal-binding protein, with product MSTHAKRERLLLAELLEAAGPGAPTLCEGWLTRDLAAHVVVRERRPDAAGGILIKPLAARLERVEAEFAAKPYEELIDLIRSGPPKFSPFALKQVDEAANVIEFYVHAEDVRRAQPEWTERTLDPVFADALWSRLERGARLLGRNAPTGIVLRRPDGRTVVASRGTPVVTVTGEPSELVLYTYGRQSVAKVELDGEPEAIEKLNGAKELGL from the coding sequence ATGTCCACTCATGCGAAGCGTGAACGACTCCTTCTCGCCGAACTCCTGGAAGCGGCGGGACCGGGGGCGCCGACCCTGTGCGAGGGCTGGCTGACCCGTGACCTCGCGGCACATGTGGTGGTGCGCGAGCGCAGGCCCGACGCCGCGGGCGGCATCCTGATCAAGCCGCTGGCCGCCCGCCTGGAGCGGGTGGAGGCCGAGTTCGCCGCCAAGCCCTACGAGGAACTGATCGACCTGATCCGCAGCGGCCCGCCGAAGTTCTCGCCGTTCGCCCTCAAGCAGGTCGACGAGGCGGCGAACGTCATCGAGTTCTACGTCCACGCCGAGGACGTGCGCCGCGCACAGCCCGAGTGGACCGAGCGCACTCTCGACCCGGTCTTCGCCGACGCCCTGTGGTCCCGCCTGGAGCGCGGCGCCCGGCTGCTCGGCCGCAACGCCCCGACCGGCATAGTGCTCCGGCGCCCCGACGGCCGCACCGTGGTCGCCAGCCGCGGCACCCCCGTGGTCACCGTGACCGGCGAGCCCTCGGAACTGGTCCTGTACACCTACGGGCGCCAGTCGGTCGCCAAGGTCGAACTCGACGGTGAGCCGGAGGCGATCGAGAAGCTCAACGGCGCGAAGGAACTGGGGCTTTAG
- the trpC gene encoding indole-3-glycerol phosphate synthase TrpC codes for MSVLDEIIEGVRADLAERQAAVGLDELKERAANAPQAKDGAAALRGDSVRVICEVKRSSPSKGALAAIADPAALAADYEAGGAAVISVLTEQRRFGGSLDDLEAVRARVEIPVLRKDFIVTSYQLWEARAYGADLALLIVAALDQEALVSLIERAESIGLTPIVEVHDEDEAERAVDAGARVIGVNARNLKTLEVDRSTFERVAPEIPDHIVKIAESGVRGPHDLIAYANAGADAVLVGESLVTGRDPKSAVADLVAAGAHPALRHGRS; via the coding sequence GTGAGTGTGCTCGATGAGATCATCGAAGGAGTCCGCGCCGACCTCGCCGAGCGGCAGGCCGCAGTCGGCCTCGATGAGCTCAAGGAGCGTGCGGCGAACGCCCCGCAGGCCAAGGACGGCGCCGCCGCGCTGCGCGGCGACAGCGTCCGCGTCATCTGCGAGGTGAAGCGTTCCAGCCCGTCCAAGGGAGCGCTGGCCGCGATCGCCGATCCGGCCGCCCTCGCCGCGGACTACGAGGCGGGCGGCGCCGCCGTCATCTCCGTACTCACCGAGCAGCGCCGCTTCGGCGGTTCGCTCGACGACCTGGAGGCGGTCCGCGCCCGGGTGGAGATCCCGGTCCTGCGCAAGGACTTCATTGTCACCTCGTACCAGCTCTGGGAGGCCCGCGCCTACGGTGCCGACCTCGCGCTGCTGATCGTCGCCGCCCTCGACCAGGAGGCCTTGGTCTCGCTCATCGAGCGTGCCGAGTCGATCGGGCTCACCCCGATCGTCGAGGTCCACGACGAGGACGAGGCCGAGCGCGCGGTCGACGCCGGGGCCCGGGTGATCGGCGTCAACGCCCGCAACCTCAAGACCCTCGAAGTCGACAGGTCGACCTTCGAGCGGGTCGCCCCGGAGATCCCCGACCACATCGTCAAGATCGCCGAGTCCGGTGTACGCGGCCCGCACGACCTGATCGCCTACGCCAACGCCGGTGCCGACGCCGTCCTGGTCGGCGAGTCCCTGGTGACCGGCCGTGACCCGAAGTCCGCCGTCGCCGATCTGGTGGCCGCCGGCGCCCACCCCGCGCTCCGGCACGGCAGGAGCTGA
- the trpA gene encoding tryptophan synthase subunit alpha, whose translation MSGNIRLLNETLNRAKAESRSALIAYLPAGFPDVDGGIEAVKAAFDGGADVVEVGLPHSDPVLDGPVIQTADDIALRGGVRIADVLRTVREAHAATGKPVLVMTYWNPVDRYGVERFAAELAEAGGAGCILPDLPVQESATWREHADKHGLATVFVVAPSSKDARLATITAAGSGFVYAASLMGVTGTRESVGAQAQDLVARTRRTTDLPVCVGLGVSNATQAAEVAGFADGVIVGSAFVKRMLDAPDRAAGFAAVRALAAELAEGVRKGAKSGQAG comes from the coding sequence GTGAGCGGCAACATCCGGCTGTTGAACGAGACGCTGAACCGGGCCAAGGCCGAGTCGCGGTCCGCCCTGATCGCCTACCTCCCGGCGGGCTTCCCCGACGTGGACGGCGGCATCGAGGCCGTCAAGGCGGCCTTCGACGGCGGCGCCGACGTGGTCGAGGTCGGCCTGCCGCACAGCGACCCGGTGCTCGACGGACCGGTCATCCAGACCGCCGACGACATCGCGCTGCGCGGCGGCGTCCGTATCGCCGACGTCCTGCGCACGGTCCGCGAGGCGCACGCGGCCACCGGCAAGCCGGTGCTGGTGATGACGTACTGGAACCCGGTGGACCGCTACGGCGTCGAGCGCTTCGCCGCCGAGCTCGCCGAGGCGGGCGGCGCCGGGTGCATCCTGCCCGACCTGCCGGTGCAGGAGTCGGCGACCTGGCGCGAGCACGCCGACAAGCACGGTCTGGCGACCGTCTTCGTCGTCGCGCCCAGCAGCAAGGACGCCCGGCTCGCCACCATCACGGCCGCCGGTTCCGGCTTTGTGTACGCGGCCTCCCTGATGGGCGTCACCGGCACCCGCGAGTCGGTCGGCGCACAGGCCCAGGACCTGGTGGCGCGCACCCGCCGGACCACCGACCTGCCGGTCTGTGTCGGCCTCGGCGTCTCCAACGCGACGCAGGCCGCCGAGGTCGCCGGTTTCGCGGACGGGGTCATCGTCGGATCCGCGTTCGTCAAGCGGATGCTCGACGCGCCCGATCGGGCCGCGGGGTTCGCAGCGGTCCGCGCCCTCGCGGCTGAACTGGCCGAGGGCGTACGCAAGGGCGCGAAGTCCGGACAGGCCGGGTAA
- a CDS encoding VIT1/CCC1 transporter family protein, translated as MALIETEAALHEAHRDNHTHRDVNGGWLRPAVFGAMDGLVSNLALLTGVAGGNAAPSTIVVTGLAGLAAGAFSMAAGEYTSVASQRELVEAELAVERRELTKHPKDEEAELAALYEGRGVDPALARQVAKQLSRDPEQALEIHAREELGVDPGELPSPLVAALASFGSFALGALLPVLPYLLGATALWPALLLALAGLFACGALVAKVTARSWWFSGLRQLGLGGAAAGVTYALGHLIGAAVG; from the coding sequence ATGGCGCTCATCGAGACCGAAGCGGCACTGCACGAGGCGCACCGCGACAACCACACCCACCGCGATGTCAACGGGGGCTGGCTGCGCCCCGCGGTCTTCGGCGCGATGGACGGCCTGGTCTCCAACCTGGCCCTGCTCACCGGTGTGGCGGGCGGCAACGCGGCGCCGTCCACGATCGTGGTCACCGGACTCGCCGGGCTGGCCGCCGGTGCCTTCTCGATGGCGGCGGGCGAGTACACCTCGGTGGCCTCCCAGCGTGAGCTGGTCGAGGCCGAGCTGGCCGTGGAGCGGCGGGAGCTGACCAAGCACCCCAAGGACGAGGAGGCCGAGCTGGCCGCCCTGTACGAGGGGCGCGGGGTGGATCCCGCACTGGCCCGGCAGGTCGCCAAGCAGTTGTCCAGGGACCCCGAGCAGGCGCTGGAGATCCATGCCCGCGAGGAGCTGGGCGTCGACCCGGGCGAGCTGCCCTCCCCGCTGGTGGCCGCGCTGGCCTCGTTCGGTTCCTTCGCGCTCGGCGCCCTGCTGCCGGTGCTGCCGTATCTGCTCGGCGCCACCGCACTGTGGCCCGCGCTGCTGCTGGCCCTCGCGGGACTGTTCGCCTGCGGTGCCCTCGTCGCCAAGGTGACCGCGCGCAGCTGGTGGTTCAGCGGGCTGCGGCAGCTCGGTCTGGGCGGAGCGGCGGCCGGTGTGACGTACGCCCTG
- the trpB gene encoding tryptophan synthase subunit beta, which translates to MPSEFFLPDPEGQVPDAAGYFGAFGGTFIPEALVAAVDEVAVEYDKAKADPAFAAELDDLLVNYTGRPSALTEVPRFAEHAGGARVFLKREDLNHTGSHKINNVLGQALLTRRMGKTRVIAETGAGQHGVATATACALFGLDCTIYMGEIDTQRQALNVARMRMLGAEVIAVKSGSRTLKDAINEAFRDWVANVDHTHYLFGTVAGPHPFPAMVRDFHRVIGVEARRQLLERAGRLPDAAIACVGGGSNAIGLFHAFIPDASVRLIGCEPAGHGIDSGEHAATLTMGEPGILHGSRSYVLQDDEGQITEPYSISAGLDYPGIGPEHAYLKDSGRGEYRAVTDDAAMQALRLLSRTEGIIPAIESAHALAGALEVGRELGKDALLVVNLSGRGDKDMDTAARYFGLYDRPADGVVEADAGGGAADIQAEIQGDAK; encoded by the coding sequence ATGCCCAGCGAGTTCTTCCTTCCCGATCCCGAGGGCCAAGTGCCCGACGCCGCGGGCTACTTCGGCGCCTTCGGCGGCACCTTCATCCCCGAGGCGCTGGTCGCCGCCGTGGACGAGGTCGCCGTCGAGTACGACAAGGCCAAGGCCGACCCCGCCTTCGCGGCCGAACTCGACGACCTCCTGGTCAACTACACCGGGCGCCCCAGCGCGCTCACCGAGGTGCCGCGGTTCGCCGAACACGCGGGCGGCGCCCGGGTGTTCCTCAAGCGCGAGGACCTCAACCACACCGGCTCGCACAAGATCAACAACGTGCTCGGCCAGGCCCTGCTCACCCGGCGGATGGGCAAGACCCGGGTGATCGCGGAGACCGGCGCGGGCCAGCACGGCGTCGCCACCGCCACCGCCTGTGCCCTGTTCGGCCTCGACTGCACCATCTACATGGGCGAGATCGACACCCAGCGCCAGGCCCTCAACGTGGCCAGGATGCGCATGCTCGGCGCCGAGGTCATCGCCGTGAAGTCGGGCAGCCGCACCCTCAAGGACGCCATCAACGAGGCCTTCCGCGACTGGGTCGCCAACGTCGACCACACCCACTACCTCTTCGGCACGGTCGCCGGTCCCCACCCCTTCCCGGCCATGGTCCGCGACTTCCACCGGGTGATCGGGGTCGAGGCCCGCCGCCAGCTCCTGGAGCGCGCGGGCCGCCTGCCGGACGCCGCGATCGCCTGCGTCGGCGGCGGCTCCAACGCCATCGGCCTGTTCCACGCCTTCATCCCGGACGCCTCGGTACGCCTCATCGGCTGCGAACCGGCCGGACACGGCATCGACAGCGGAGAGCACGCGGCCACCCTCACCATGGGCGAGCCCGGCATCCTGCACGGCTCGCGCTCGTACGTCCTCCAGGACGACGAGGGCCAGATCACCGAGCCGTACTCGATCTCGGCGGGCCTGGACTACCCGGGCATCGGACCGGAGCACGCGTACCTCAAGGACAGCGGGCGCGGCGAGTACCGTGCCGTCACCGACGACGCGGCCATGCAGGCACTGCGGCTGCTCTCGCGCACCGAGGGCATCATCCCGGCCATCGAGAGCGCGCACGCGCTGGCCGGTGCGCTGGAGGTCGGCCGGGAACTGGGCAAGGACGCGCTGCTCGTCGTGAACCTCTCCGGGCGCGGCGACAAGGACATGGACACCGCGGCCCGCTACTTCGGGCTGTACGACCGCCCCGCCGACGGCGTGGTCGAGGCGGACGCGGGCGGCGGCGCCGCCGACATCCAGGCAGAGATCCAGGGGGACGCCAAGTGA
- a CDS encoding ribokinase: MTAVVVLGSINMDLITYVARAPRRGETVTGRAFHTLPGGKGANQAVAAARAGATEVSLIGAVGTDTFGAGLLANLEHCGVDIDLVRTVEGASGTAHIVVDDRGGNAIVVIPGTNGTVDHLTPGDETLIATADTLLLQLEIPLDGVLAGAKAAHRHDVRTVLTPSPAPDELPDELLAVTDLLVLNEHEAATLTRQGNPRTALGALLGKVPEVVLTLGAEGCLYASREHEPLHVPAPVVEAVDSTGAGDTFVGALAVALGEGRTMPQALSWAACAAALTVTKPGAIAAMPFRTEIESAGEQGGS, from the coding sequence ATGACCGCCGTCGTCGTGCTCGGCAGCATCAACATGGACCTGATCACCTACGTGGCCCGCGCGCCGCGCCGCGGGGAGACCGTCACCGGGCGCGCGTTCCACACACTGCCCGGCGGCAAGGGCGCGAACCAAGCGGTGGCCGCCGCCCGTGCCGGGGCCACTGAGGTGTCCCTGATCGGCGCGGTCGGCACGGACACCTTCGGGGCCGGGCTGCTCGCCAACCTCGAACACTGCGGGGTGGACATCGACCTGGTGCGCACCGTGGAGGGCGCCAGCGGTACGGCGCACATCGTGGTGGACGACCGGGGCGGCAACGCCATCGTCGTCATCCCCGGCACCAACGGCACCGTCGACCACCTCACCCCCGGCGACGAGACCCTGATCGCCACCGCCGACACCCTGCTGCTCCAGCTGGAGATCCCGCTCGACGGCGTCCTCGCCGGGGCGAAGGCGGCCCACCGCCACGACGTCCGTACGGTGCTCACCCCCTCCCCCGCGCCCGACGAACTGCCCGACGAACTGCTCGCCGTGACGGATCTGCTCGTACTCAACGAGCACGAGGCCGCGACACTGACCCGCCAGGGGAACCCGCGCACCGCGCTCGGCGCCCTGCTGGGCAAGGTGCCCGAGGTGGTGCTGACCCTCGGCGCGGAGGGCTGCCTCTACGCGAGCCGGGAGCACGAGCCGCTGCACGTCCCGGCGCCCGTGGTCGAGGCCGTGGACTCCACCGGCGCGGGCGACACCTTCGTCGGCGCGCTCGCGGTGGCGCTCGGCGAGGGCCGCACCATGCCGCAGGCCCTGAGCTGGGCGGCGTGCGCGGCAGCCCTGACCGTGACCAAGCCGGGCGCCATCGCCGCAATGCCGTTCCGCACCGAGATCGAGAGCGCCGGGGAGCAGGGCGGGAGCTGA
- the hisI gene encoding phosphoribosyl-AMP cyclohydrolase, which produces MTTPRQPSQLDPQVAARLKRGADGLVPAVAQQYDTGEVLMLGWMDDEALHRTLTTGRATYWSRSRQEYWVKGDTSGHVQHVKSVALDCDADTVLVKVDQVGAACHTGDRTCFDAGSLPLAQ; this is translated from the coding sequence ATGACCACGCCCAGGCAGCCCAGCCAGCTCGATCCCCAGGTCGCCGCGCGCCTCAAGCGCGGCGCCGACGGGCTCGTTCCCGCCGTCGCCCAGCAGTACGACACCGGCGAGGTGCTCATGCTCGGCTGGATGGACGACGAGGCGCTGCATCGCACCCTCACCACGGGCCGCGCCACGTACTGGTCGCGCAGCCGACAGGAGTACTGGGTCAAGGGCGACACCTCGGGCCACGTCCAGCACGTGAAGTCGGTGGCCCTGGACTGCGACGCGGACACCGTCCTGGTGAAGGTCGACCAGGTGGGCGCCGCCTGCCACACCGGCGACCGCACCTGCTTCGACGCCGGCTCGTTGCCGCTGGCTCAGTAG
- the lgt gene encoding prolipoprotein diacylglyceryl transferase: MDIAFIPSPSHGVLNLGPIPLRGYALCIILGVFLAVWLGNRRWIARGGRAGTVADIAVWAVPFGLVGGRLYHVITDYQLYFSEGRDWVDAFKIWEGGLGIWGAISLGAVGAWIGARRRGIPLPAYADAVAPGIALAQAAGRWGNWFNQELYGKSTDLPWALKITSDDGGRVPGTYHPTFLYESLWCIGVALLVIWADRRFRLGHGRAFALYVAAYCAGRGWIEYMRVDEAHHILGVRLNVWTAILVFAAAVAYIVISSRLRPGREEVVEPGEGPVLGDGAHGGGSDESGESGTDAGAGHGADKDAGGKDAGGKDRNGDKAGSSGKS; encoded by the coding sequence ATGGACATTGCCTTCATTCCCAGCCCCTCGCACGGCGTGCTGAATCTCGGCCCGATCCCGCTGCGTGGCTACGCCCTCTGCATCATCCTCGGTGTCTTCCTTGCCGTCTGGCTCGGAAACCGGCGGTGGATCGCCCGCGGCGGCCGCGCCGGAACGGTCGCGGACATCGCGGTGTGGGCGGTGCCCTTCGGCCTGGTCGGCGGCCGTCTCTACCACGTGATCACGGACTACCAGCTGTACTTCAGCGAGGGCCGTGACTGGGTCGACGCCTTCAAGATCTGGGAAGGTGGCCTCGGCATCTGGGGCGCCATCTCGCTCGGCGCGGTCGGCGCCTGGATCGGCGCCCGCCGCCGCGGCATCCCGCTGCCCGCCTACGCGGACGCCGTCGCCCCGGGCATCGCCCTCGCCCAGGCCGCGGGCCGCTGGGGCAACTGGTTCAACCAGGAGCTGTACGGCAAGTCCACCGACCTGCCCTGGGCGCTGAAGATCACCAGCGACGACGGCGGCCGGGTCCCCGGCACGTACCACCCGACCTTCCTGTACGAGTCGCTGTGGTGCATCGGCGTCGCGCTGCTCGTCATCTGGGCCGACCGCCGCTTCCGCCTCGGCCACGGCCGCGCCTTCGCGCTGTACGTCGCCGCGTACTGCGCGGGCCGCGGCTGGATCGAGTACATGCGGGTCGACGAGGCGCACCACATCCTCGGCGTACGCCTGAACGTCTGGACCGCGATCCTGGTCTTCGCCGCCGCGGTCGCGTACATCGTCATCTCGTCCCGGCTGCGGCCCGGACGCGAAGAGGTCGTCGAGCCGGGCGAGGGTCCGGTACTCGGGGACGGTGCGCACGGCGGCGGCTCCGACGAGTCCGGGGAGTCCGGCACGGACGCAGGAGCGGGCCACGGCGCGGACAAGGACGCCGGAGGCAAGGACGCCGGGGGCAAGGACCGGAACGGCGACAAGGCCGGGTCCTCGGGCAAGAGCTGA